The following are from one region of the Candidatus Paceibacterota bacterium genome:
- a CDS encoding DUF91 domain-containing protein has translation MTTHVFIVDSTTFKLHLEYLFAGTGAKDNKIDFNNNSNTSLHATTENMLIGMIADGSRVRRGDQIIFYLQQEFSKKIFEGKFFGIFKAKNDWSFLDNNDRQQYLKNELGKSLTFRTLIEPYKIYAEGVTEWEALDEIKNMTSPNQMLWSLIYRKLKGNRGNTMITIYEAERLTQLIRNKNNRAELNCRDKVLSFDAVEQKIVCLNERQRTYTGRQEVINLLPRLIAKYQAGNSFESHLQAYITKNLGKGTNASLDETILNGAQIEWLGNEVSCGVGMQRIDVMPSVIQNEQRTLIPIELKAVEADERNVIQIQRYVDWIEQYYIPNRQSDIQPVLVAKKIVDKQSNAYQRLIDSFNRFNQTNSNRCARLKFVEFDLDNNDLSFEIVSY, from the coding sequence ATGACGACACACGTTTTCATTGTTGATTCAACGACATTCAAACTCCACTTGGAGTATCTTTTCGCTGGCACTGGCGCAAAAGATAATAAAATTGACTTCAACAATAATTCAAATACTTCGCTCCACGCAACAACGGAAAATATGCTCATCGGCATGATTGCCGACGGGAGCAGAGTTAGACGCGGAGATCAAATCATTTTCTACTTACAACAAGAATTTTCAAAGAAAATTTTTGAGGGTAAGTTTTTTGGGATTTTCAAGGCCAAAAACGACTGGTCGTTTTTGGACAATAACGACCGCCAGCAATATCTCAAAAACGAGTTAGGAAAATCGCTGACATTTAGAACTCTTATTGAGCCGTATAAAATTTATGCCGAGGGTGTAACCGAGTGGGAAGCACTGGACGAAATCAAAAATATGACTTCGCCAAATCAAATGTTGTGGAGCTTGATATACCGAAAACTTAAAGGTAATCGCGGCAACACGATGATAACGATTTATGAGGCAGAACGATTGACACAACTTATCAGAAACAAAAACAACAGAGCGGAATTAAATTGTCGTGATAAAGTGCTTTCATTTGACGCAGTAGAACAGAAAATCGTTTGCTTGAATGAAAGGCAAAGGACTTATACCGGACGGCAAGAAGTAATAAATTTGTTGCCGCGATTGATTGCAAAGTATCAAGCCGGAAATTCTTTTGAATCACATTTGCAGGCATATATAACAAAGAATCTCGGCAAAGGAACAAATGCGAGTTTAGACGAAACAATACTCAACGGCGCACAAATTGAATGGCTCGGCAACGAGGTTTCTTGTGGTGTTGGTATGCAGAGAATTGATGTTATGCCGTCGGTGATACAAAACGAACAAAGAACACTAATTCCCATTGAGTTAAAAGCGGTTGAAGCGGACGAAAGAAATGTTATCCAAATTCAAAGATATGTGGATTGGATAGAACAGTATTATATTCCGAACCGCCAAAGCGACATTCAGCCGGTTTTAGTAGCAAAGAAAATAGTTGATAAACAATCAAACGCTTATCAACGACTGATTGACAGCTTCAACCGCTTTAATCAGACAAACAGCAATCGGTGCGCGCGCCTCAAATTTGTCGAGTTTGATTTGGATAATAACGATCTATCTTTTGAGATAGTTTCGTATTAA
- a CDS encoding DNA methyltransferase, protein MAKINDLNLNDWKEYKDLLTDSLWLIGERDKSGAHNNAYHGNFIPQIPNQMMRRFTKKGDVVLDAFLGHGTSLIESKRLGRHGIGIELMPEVARVAVQNINSELPNGHKVFTEVIVADSTTKEAREKVLDTLKKNGQKSVHMIILHPPYHDIIKFSNKKEDLCNAATVEEFTTKFGDVIENFSDLLDKNRYLAIVIGDKYTNSEWVPLGFYLMQETLKRGQGLKLKSILVKNMANNRAKLNQENLWRYRALVGGFYIFKHEYILVFKKV, encoded by the coding sequence ATGGCAAAAATAAACGACTTAAATTTGAATGATTGGAAAGAATACAAAGACCTTTTGACTGATAGTTTGTGGCTGATTGGCGAGCGCGACAAATCGGGCGCGCACAACAACGCCTATCACGGCAATTTTATTCCGCAAATTCCGAATCAGATGATGCGGCGTTTTACAAAAAAAGGCGATGTTGTCTTGGACGCTTTTTTGGGCCACGGCACATCTCTAATTGAGTCAAAAAGGTTGGGAAGGCATGGCATAGGCATTGAACTTATGCCGGAAGTCGCGCGCGTGGCAGTGCAAAATATCAATAGCGAACTTCCAAACGGCCACAAAGTTTTTACGGAAGTTATTGTTGCTGATAGCACAACAAAAGAAGCGCGCGAAAAAGTTTTAGACACTCTCAAAAAGAATGGCCAAAAAAGCGTCCACATGATTATTTTGCACCCCCCATATCACGACATAATAAAATTCAGCAACAAAAAAGAGGATTTGTGCAACGCCGCAACCGTTGAAGAATTTACTACAAAATTCGGCGATGTGATAGAAAACTTTTCTGACTTGTTAGACAAGAATAGATATTTGGCTATTGTTATAGGCGATAAATACACAAATAGCGAATGGGTGCCGCTTGGCTTTTATCTTATGCAAGAAACGCTAAAACGCGGACAAGGTTTGAAATTGAAAAGCATTTTAGTAAAAAATATGGCGAATAATCGCGCGAAATTGAATCAAGAAAATCTGTGGAGATATCGCGCGCTTGTTGGCGGTTTCTACATCTTCAAACACGAATATATTTTAGTTTTCAAAAAAGTATGA